The DNA sequence AGCCGGTCGAAGAAGCCGTTCTCGATGTCCTCGGCGGTGGTCGAGGCACCACCCACCCCGGCAAACACCGCCCCCTGCATCGCCGCGTATACCGCCATCCAATTAAAGACGTTGTCGGTCCCGTAACCCTCGATCCGGGTGAGGGACACGAATGCGCCGGTGAAGCTCAGAACGAAGATCAGCGGCATCAGTAGTACCGGCATGATCAAGATTGGTCGCGCCATGATGCGGCGCATCCCCCGACCGCAGATCGCCGATGCCACCATGCCGGCAAATCCAAGATTCGTGGGGTGATCGACTGTGACGACGCTCACGAGGAACTGAGCTTCCGGTTCAGGGCGACCACGGCCATCGTCACCGTGACGGCAGAAATCACCAACGGAACGGCGAGTGCCTGTCCGACGTCCGACCACGACCAGCCCTCGAGGATGAGGCGCCTGACCGGGTCGATAATCCAGGTCACCGGGTTGGCCTCGGCCACCTCGCGGAACCAGCCGCTCATCAGGTTGGTCGGAAAGAACGCCGAGCTCATGAAGATGCTCGTGAACACCAGCGGGAACGTGGCGTTGACGGCCTCCTGGCTGCCCGTGAGGATGGCCAGTACTTGGCCCAGCCCTCCGATGGCGATGACGAGGAGGACCGCTGCGGTCACCAGGACTACGGCAGCTGCCGGTCCACCGGCGATCTCGGTGCCGAACATCAGGAATATGGCGATGATGAGGATCCCCTTGGCGGCAGCCACTACCACGGCCCCGCAGA is a window from the Acidimicrobiales bacterium genome containing:
- a CDS encoding ABC transporter permease, encoding MNAGAATGLRLAGVQTLALTRRSVITEWRQLGNVIPGIVFPLLLAAVYTHQFTRAILLPGFPVVDSFLDFVLPASLVQSVSFGATEAGTELARDIENGFFDRLRASPCTRLPLLLGRLCGAVVVAAAKGILIIAIFLMFGTEIAGGPAAAVVLVTAAVLLVIAIGGLGQVLAILTGSQEAVNATFPLVFTSIFMSSAFFPTNLMSGWFREVAEANPVTWIIDPVRRLILEGWSWSDVGQALAVPLVISAVTVTMAVVALNRKLSSS